The following is a genomic window from Saprospiraceae bacterium.
GCGCCATTTCTACTGTCGTATGCATATATTTCAGTGGCAAGGAGATCAATACAGATGGGATGCCGCCGTTGCTGTATGCAAAAGCATCCGTGTCTGTACCTGTGCTTCTGCTTGATGCAGATCTTTGGAAATCAATATTTTTGGATTCTGCTACTCCTATTACTTGATCAAGCAATAAATTATGAACAGCCGGTGCATAAGTGAGAGTAGGGCCAAGACCACATTTTATATCACCCTGGATTTTATTATTGACCAAAGGTGTACTGGTATCATGGGTTACATCAGTAATGATGGCTACATGGGGTTTTATAGTGTTGGCAATCATTTCTGCACCCCGAAGCCCAATCTCTTCCTGAACAGCATTTACTATATATAACGTGAATGGAAGCTTTTTTTTCTTTTCTTTCAGAAGTCTGGCAACTTCTGCAATACAAAATCCGCCAAGCCTGTTATCCAAAGCTCGGCCACAGTAGTAGATATCATTTAGTGTAGTGAGCTCATCCTGAAATGTGATGACACATCCCACATGAATACCCATAGCCAAAACTTCGGCTTTATCCTTTGCTCCAACATCTACAAAAATATTATCTACTGTAGGCGCCATATTTTCATCTTTACCTTTCCTGGTATGGATTGCCTGCCATCCAAATACACCCTTTACAATTCCTTTTTTTGTATGAATATTGACACGCATTGAAGGGGCAATGATATGGTCTGAACCACCATTCCTGATGACCTGAATGTAGCCATTGTCAGATATGTAATTAACGTACCATGAGATCTCATCAGCGTGGGCTTCGATAATTACTTTGTACTCATGTCCGGGGTTGATGACACCATAAGCGGTGCCATAATTATCAAGATGCCAGGAGTCAACATAAGATTTGATGTATTCTACCCATATTTTCTGTCCGGAGGCTTCGTAGCCTGTAGGTGATGCGTTGTTCAAGTATTTGTATAAAAACTCTTCTGATTTTTGGGTGATAATATTCATTTAAAATTTATGGCTTATCGTTTAAAAAATATTTTTGATACCAGGCTTGAGGATCTTTATTCCATTCACCCAGTATTGATGATTCAGATAAAGAGATGTATTTACTTTCGATAGCTTCTTTCAGCAAAGCGTTATAATTGGACAAAGTAAGGTATTTACAATTGTTTATCCTAAAATTTTCTTTTGCTTTTTCAAAACCATAATCAAAAATAGCTAATACCCCCAATACTTGATGCCCCTCCTTTCGAAGGATTTCAACTACATCAATCGAACTACTTCCTGTCGAAATAAGGTCTTCAACAACAAGGATTTTTGCACCGACAGGAATTTCTCCCTCAATGAGGTTTTGTCTTCCATGCCCTTTAGGAGCAGATCTCACGTAACAAAAAGGCTTGTCAAGATAGTCGGCCATTAGCGCTCCATGAGCAATCCCGGCAGTAGCAACCCCTGCAATCATATCAAAATCACCAAATGACTCCGATACTTCACCAAATGCTTTTTTAATAATATTTCTTACTTCAGGATAAGACAGAGAAACACGATTATCGCAGTAAATAGGAGACTTAATACCAGAAGCCCAAGTAAAAGGATTTTGTGGGTTTAATTTAATTGCGTTTATTTGCAAAAGTTTTTGAGCGATCAATTTTTCAGTACTCATTTTAAGCTTTAAATGGAGAAACCGCAAATTTATAAAATATATATCAATGAAGTGGAAGTTATTCTGAAACCTTCTGCAGATATTACTTTGGATGATGCAGTTTCTACGGGGAGTGTCGTCGTTAAGTACACTGGCAATAAAAAACATTTGTTGGACTATATCAACATTCTTGAAAAATCAATAAAATCTGAAAAACTAATCATCCACTTTGAAGATTTTGTGAAGCTAAAAGCAGATTTTAAATCTCATTTCTCTGAAATAGAAGCTGCAGGTGGTTTGGTGGTGAATGAAAAAAATGAGTATTTGTTCATTTTCAGAAGCGGATCCTGGGATTTGCCAAAAGGCCGTATAGAAAATAATGAAACAAAAAAAATTGCCGCTATGAGAGAAGTGACAGAGGAAACTGGAATTAAAAAGTTGACTATCATTCAGAAACTGATGATCACAAGACATACATTTCGTAGCAATGTGGGCAAAAGGATTATTAAAAAATCATATTGGTATCTGATGGATGCCAAAAAGCAGAATACCACCCTCAAACAAATGAAGATATTGTTCAAGCCGAGTGGATGACATTAGAAAAGTTTTATAGTAAAAAGAGACAAGTTTACCCCAATATTCTGGAAGTGCTGCATACCCAAGAAACACCAACAGATAAGAGTAAAGTGCAGATAAAAATAAAATAGTGAAATATATCAAATATATAAAAGACTGGATTAAAAGTTATTACAAAGATCTCTTAGTATTCTGTATCACAATTTCATTTGCCTGGGTTTTGATATATCGAATAGTGCCGCCCCCTGCCACTTTACTGATGTTTACCCGAATATTGACAACTGAAGGTGATTTTCAATATAGCTATAAAGGAATATCTAAGATTTCACCACATATACAAGTGTGTGCTATGGCATCTGAAGATCAAAATTTACCATTTCATAGTGGTATGGACATAGAAGCCATACGAAAAGCTGCAGCAGTAAATAAAAAAGGTAAAAAGGTATTCGGGGCAAGTACTATCAGTCAGCAGGTGGCAAAAAACGTCTTTTTATTTCCTCAAAGATCCTACATTCGCAAAGCTTTGGAGCTATATTTCACCATGATCATTGAAACATTATGGTCCAAGGAAAAAATACTCGAAACATATCTGAATGTGGCTGAAATGGGTAATCTTATATTCGGAGTCGAACAGGCAGCCCGGAATTACTATAATAAATCAGGAGCTATACTAAATGTAAGAGAGTCTGCAG
Proteins encoded in this region:
- a CDS encoding orotate phosphoribosyltransferase, with the translated sequence MSTEKLIAQKLLQINAIKLNPQNPFTWASGIKSPIYCDNRVSLSYPEVRNIIKKAFGEVSESFGDFDMIAGVATAGIAHGALMADYLDKPFCYVRSAPKGHGRQNLIEGEIPVGAKILVVEDLISTGSSSIDVVEILRKEGHQVLGVLAIFDYGFEKAKENFRINNCKYLTLSNYNALLKEAIESKYISLSESSILGEWNKDPQAWYQKYFLNDKP
- a CDS encoding NUDIX domain-containing protein, with the translated sequence MEKPQIYKIYINEVEVILKPSADITLDDAVSTGSVVVKYTGNKKHLLDYINILEKSIKSEKLIIHFEDFVKLKADFKSHFSEIEAAGGLVVNEKNEYLFIFRSGSWDLPKGRIENNETKKIAAMREVTEETGIKKLTIIQKLMITRHTFRSNVGKRIIKKSYWYLMDAKKQNTTLKQMKILFKPSG
- the mtgA gene encoding monofunctional biosynthetic peptidoglycan transglycosylase codes for the protein MKYIKYIKDWIKSYYKDLLVFCITISFAWVLIYRIVPPPATLLMFTRILTTEGDFQYSYKGISKISPHIQVCAMASEDQNLPFHSGMDIEAIRKAAAVNKKGKKVFGASTISQQVAKNVFLFPQRSYIRKALELYFTMIIETLWSKEKILETYLNVAEMGNLIFGVEQAARNYYNKSGAILNVRESAAIISVLPSPRKYDVKNPGKYVGARQREIADLYYSLDGIRYLRELYVKADKSLYDFRNYKK
- a CDS encoding M20/M25/M40 family metallo-hydrolase encodes the protein MNIITQKSEEFLYKYLNNASPTGYEASGQKIWVEYIKSYVDSWHLDNYGTAYGVINPGHEYKVIIEAHADEISWYVNYISDNGYIQVIRNGGSDHIIAPSMRVNIHTKKGIVKGVFGWQAIHTRKGKDENMAPTVDNIFVDVGAKDKAEVLAMGIHVGCVITFQDELTTLNDIYYCGRALDNRLGGFCIAEVARLLKEKKKKLPFTLYIVNAVQEEIGLRGAEMIANTIKPHVAIITDVTHDTSTPLVNNKIQGDIKCGLGPTLTYAPAVHNLLLDQVIGVAESKNIDFQRSASSRSTGTDTDAFAYSNGGIPSVLISLPLKYMHTTVEMAHKKDVESVIHLIYESLLSIKPGQSFKYF